A genomic segment from Drosophila miranda strain MSH22 chromosome 3, D.miranda_PacBio2.1, whole genome shotgun sequence encodes:
- the LOC108158337 gene encoding uncharacterized protein LOC108158337, producing MASSLKKMLISMNFVHATVSLLVIVCGISFFIDEVSTLEKVAGSLTIAQGAVGLILSIFCRGAAKNESLNCLRNYVAIAMLQIFSQLLLLYEAANSSVRIGRIFDDLWEADRRGLALQRRLGFYEKFLKCCGVNGADDYSKIHLHPPKSCCIDEESEFDSPLHPYGCKTQFSDYVFSKLLLLKLACWVLIVVGTNGALCGWRLYRIVKRQIQRDNDCLDEDSKEI from the exons ATGGCTTCGTCACTGAAGAAAATGTTGATCTCGATGAACTTTGTTCATGCT ACGGTTTCACTGTTGGTTATTGTATGTGGCATATCGTTTTTTATTGACGAGGTCAGCACTCTTGAGAAAGTCGCCGGCAGCTTGACTATTGCCCAAGGAGCTGTTGGACTGATCCTGTCGATATTTTGCAGGGGAGCAGCCAAAAACGAGTCGCTCAACTGTCTAAGAAAT TATGTGGCTATAGCAATGCTGCAAATATTTAGCCAGCTACTGCTCCTCTACGAGGCCGCGAATAGCTCGGTCCGCATCGGCAGAATCTTCGATGACCTGTGGGAAGCGGATAGGAGGGGCCTGGCATTGCAACGGCGCCTAGGGTTCTATGAGAAGTTTTTAAAGTGCTGCGGCGTAAACGGCGCCGACGACTACTCGAAGATCCATCTTCACCCGCCAAAGAGCTGCTGCATAGACGAAGAATCCGAATTCGACTCGCCCCTTCACCCGTACGGCTGCAAAACCCAATTCTCTGATTATGTCTTTAGCAAATTACTCCTCCTAAAACTGGCCTGTTGGGTGCTCATAGTGGTTGGG ACTAATGGGGCCCTATGCGGATGGCGGCTGTACAGGATCGTGAAGAGGCAGATCCAACGCGACAACGACTGTTTGGACGAAGACTCAAAGGAAATTTGA